In Citrobacter sp. RHB25-C09, the following proteins share a genomic window:
- the dsbE gene encoding thiol:disulfide interchange protein DsbE, giving the protein MKRNVLLIPLVIFLVIAAALLWQLARNAEGDTPTNLESALIGKPVPTFRLESLENPGKHYEADVLTQGKPVLLNVWATWCPTCRAEHQYLNQLSAQGIRVVGLNYKDERQKAVAWLRELGNPYALSLFDGDGMLGLDLGVYGAPETFLIDGKGIIRYRHAGDLNARVWESEIKPLWEKYSKEAAQ; this is encoded by the coding sequence ATGAAGCGCAACGTACTTTTGATCCCTCTTGTGATTTTCCTTGTTATCGCAGCGGCGCTGTTGTGGCAACTGGCGCGTAATGCGGAAGGGGACACGCCGACGAATCTGGAATCGGCGCTTATTGGTAAGCCGGTGCCGACGTTTCGACTCGAGTCGCTGGAGAACCCGGGCAAGCATTATGAAGCCGATGTGCTGACGCAGGGCAAACCCGTTCTGCTTAACGTCTGGGCGACCTGGTGCCCAACCTGCCGCGCCGAGCATCAGTATCTTAATCAGCTTTCGGCGCAGGGTATCCGCGTCGTGGGACTGAACTATAAAGATGAACGGCAGAAAGCCGTTGCCTGGCTGAGAGAGTTGGGAAACCCCTACGCGCTGAGTTTGTTCGACGGCGACGGAATGCTGGGTCTGGACCTGGGCGTGTACGGCGCGCCGGAAACGTTCTTGATCGACGGTAAGGGGATCATCCGCTATCGCCATGCGGGCGATCTGAATGCCCGCGTGTGGGAAAGCGAAATTAAGCCGCTGTGGGAAAAATACAGCAAGGAGGCCGCGCAATGA
- the ccmD gene encoding heme exporter protein CcmD, translated as MTPAFASWSEFFAMGGYAFYVWLAVAMSVIPMGILVIHTATRHRAILRDVAQQRAREARMQAAQAQQEAA; from the coding sequence ATGACCCCTGCATTTGCATCGTGGAGCGAGTTTTTTGCAATGGGCGGTTACGCCTTTTATGTCTGGCTGGCGGTGGCGATGAGCGTCATCCCAATGGGCATACTGGTTATTCATACCGCAACCCGTCATCGGGCGATTTTGCGTGACGTTGCTCAGCAGCGCGCACGCGAGGCGCGGATGCAGGCGGCTCAGGCGCAGCAGGAGGCAGCATGA
- the ccmE gene encoding cytochrome c maturation protein CcmE has translation MNIRRRNRLWIACGVLVGLALTITLVLYALRANIDLFYTPGEILYGKRETQQMPEVGQRLRVGGMVMPGSVKRDPQSLKVIFSIYDAEGVVDVTYEGILPDLFREGQGVVVQGELGEKNHIQAKEVLAKHDENYTPPEVEKAMQDNHRRPESVYKDKAS, from the coding sequence ATGAATATTCGTCGTCGAAACCGTTTGTGGATCGCCTGCGGTGTGCTGGTGGGGCTGGCTCTGACCATCACGCTGGTGTTGTATGCACTGCGCGCTAACATCGATCTGTTCTACACGCCGGGAGAGATTCTCTACGGTAAACGCGAGACGCAGCAGATGCCGGAAGTGGGGCAACGATTGCGCGTGGGCGGCATGGTGATGCCCGGCAGCGTGAAGCGCGATCCTCAGTCGCTGAAGGTCATTTTCAGCATCTATGATGCGGAAGGTGTGGTGGATGTGACCTACGAAGGCATTCTGCCAGACCTGTTCCGCGAAGGGCAGGGTGTGGTAGTACAGGGCGAACTGGGTGAGAAAAACCATATTCAGGCGAAAGAAGTTCTCGCCAAACATGATGAAAACTACACCCCGCCGGAAGTGGAAAAAGCGATGCAGGATAACCACCGCCGTCCGGAAAGCGTCTATAAGGATAAAGCATCATGA
- the napG gene encoding ferredoxin-type protein NapG, whose product MSRSAKPQNGRRRFLRDVIRTAGGLAAVGVALGLQQQTARATGVRLRPPGALNENAFASACVRCGQCVQACPYDTLKLATLASGLAAGTPYFVARDIPCEMCEDIPCAKVCPSGALDKDIESIDDSRMGLAVLLDQENCLNFQGLRCDVCYRECPKIDEAITLELDRNMRTGKHARFLPTVHSDACTGCGKCEKVCVLEQPAIKVLPLSLAKGELGHHYRFGWLEGNDGKS is encoded by the coding sequence ATGTCCCGGTCAGCGAAACCCCAAAATGGCCGCCGCCGCTTTCTGCGCGATGTTATTCGCACAGCAGGCGGGCTGGCTGCCGTTGGCGTGGCGCTGGGGTTACAGCAGCAAACCGCACGCGCAACGGGCGTGCGGTTGCGCCCACCAGGAGCGTTGAACGAGAACGCCTTTGCCAGCGCCTGTGTGCGTTGCGGGCAGTGCGTTCAGGCATGTCCGTATGACACGTTAAAACTGGCGACGCTGGCTTCCGGGCTGGCGGCGGGGACGCCTTATTTTGTCGCCCGCGATATCCCGTGCGAAATGTGTGAAGACATTCCGTGCGCCAAAGTCTGCCCTAGCGGCGCGTTGGATAAAGATATCGAATCCATCGATGACTCACGGATGGGGCTGGCGGTTCTGCTCGATCAGGAAAACTGCCTGAACTTCCAGGGATTACGCTGTGACGTTTGTTATCGCGAATGCCCGAAAATCGATGAGGCCATCACGCTGGAACTGGATCGCAATATGCGCACCGGTAAACATGCGCGATTTCTTCCTACCGTTCACAGCGACGCCTGTACCGGCTGCGGTAAATGCGAAAAAGTCTGTGTGCTGGAACAACCGGCAATAAAAGTATTGCCGCTGTCGTTGGCAAAAGGGGAGTTGGGCCACCATTACCGCTTCGGTTGGCTGGAGGGGAACGATGGCAAATCGTAA
- a CDS encoding heme ABC transporter permease produces MWKTLHQLAMPPRLYQICGWFVPWLAAASIIVLATGWIWGFGFAPADYQQGQSYRIIYLHVPAAIWSMGIYASMAVAAFIGLVWQMKMANLALAAMAPVGAVFTFIALVTGSAWGKPMWGTWWVWDARLTSELVLLFLYVGAIALWHAFDDRKMAGRAAGILVLIGVVNLPIIHYSVEWWNTLHQGSTRMQQSIDPAMRTPLRLAIIGYLLMFITLTLMRMRNLILMMEKRRPWVSELIIKRGRQ; encoded by the coding sequence ATGTGGAAAACACTTCATCAACTGGCTATGCCCCCACGGCTTTATCAGATCTGCGGCTGGTTTGTGCCGTGGCTTGCTGCTGCCAGTATCATCGTGCTGGCTACGGGCTGGATCTGGGGGTTTGGCTTTGCGCCAGCGGATTATCAGCAGGGGCAAAGCTATCGCATTATTTATCTGCACGTCCCGGCGGCAATCTGGTCGATGGGGATTTATGCCTCAATGGCCGTAGCGGCGTTTATCGGCCTCGTCTGGCAGATGAAAATGGCTAACCTGGCCCTGGCGGCAATGGCGCCGGTGGGTGCGGTGTTTACGTTCATCGCCCTGGTGACGGGCTCCGCATGGGGCAAACCGATGTGGGGAACCTGGTGGGTATGGGACGCACGTCTGACCTCAGAACTGGTGCTGCTGTTTCTCTATGTCGGTGCCATCGCCCTCTGGCATGCCTTTGATGACCGTAAAATGGCGGGGCGTGCGGCGGGTATTCTGGTGCTGATTGGCGTAGTTAACCTGCCAATCATCCACTATTCAGTTGAATGGTGGAACACCCTGCATCAGGGCTCGACCCGAATGCAACAGAGTATTGACCCGGCGATGCGCACACCGCTGCGCCTGGCGATTATCGGCTACCTGCTGATGTTCATTACGCTGACGCTGATGCGCATGCGTAACCTGATTCTGATGATGGAAAAACGCCGCCCGTGGGTGAGCGAACTGATTATAAAAAGAGGCCGCCAATGA
- the napA gene encoding nitrate reductase catalytic subunit NapA, producing the protein MKLSRRSFMKANAVAAAAAAAGLSVPGVARAVVGQQEAIKWDKAPCRFCGTGCGVLVGTQQGRIVACQGDPDAPVNRGLNCIKGYFLPKIMYGDDRLTQPLLRMRDGKYSKDGEFTPISWDQAFDVMEEKFKTALKEKGPESIGMFGSGQWTIWEGYAAAKLFKAGFRSNNIDPNARHCMASAVVGFMRTFGMDEPMGCYDDIEQADAFVLWGANMAEMHPILWSRITNRRLSDSNVNVSVLSTFQHRSFELADNGMVFTPQTDLVILNYIANYIIQNNAINQDFFSKHVNVRKGVTDIGYGLRPTHPLEKAAKNPGSDASEPMSFEDYKAFVAEYTLEKTAEMSGVPEDQLEALAKLYADPKKRVISYWTMGFNQHTRGVWANNLVYNIHLLTGKIAQPGCGPFSLTGQPSACGTAREVGTFSHRLPADMVVTNEKHRDICEKHWNIPAGTIPPKIGLHAVAQDRALKDGKLNVYWTMCTNNMQAGPNINEERMPGWRDPRNFIIVSDPYPTVSALAADLILPTAMWVEKEGAYGNAERRTQFWRQQIKAPGEAKSDLWQLVQFARRFKTEEVWPEELLAKKPELRGKTLYDVLFATPAVTKFPVTELKDDQLNDESRELGFYLQKGLFEEYAWFGRGHGHDLAPFDDYHKARGLRWPVVDGKETLWRYSEGNDPYVKAGEGYKFYGKPDGKAVIFALPFEPAAEAPDAEYDLWLSTGRVLEHWHTGSMTRRVPELHRAFPEAVLFIHPLDAKKRDLRRGDKVKVVSRRGEVISIVETRGRNRPPQGLVYMPFFDAAQLVNNLTLDATDPLSKETDFKKCAVKLAKV; encoded by the coding sequence ATGAAACTCAGTCGTCGTAGCTTTATGAAAGCTAACGCCGTTGCGGCCGCTGCGGCGGCTGCCGGGCTAAGCGTGCCGGGCGTGGCCCGTGCAGTTGTGGGTCAGCAGGAAGCCATTAAGTGGGATAAAGCTCCGTGTCGTTTTTGCGGGACGGGCTGTGGTGTGCTGGTGGGAACGCAACAGGGGCGTATCGTCGCCTGCCAGGGCGATCCCGATGCTCCGGTCAACCGTGGTTTGAACTGCATCAAGGGCTACTTCCTGCCCAAAATCATGTACGGTGATGACCGCTTAACGCAGCCGCTGCTGCGTATGCGAGACGGTAAGTACAGTAAAGACGGCGAATTTACCCCGATCAGCTGGGATCAAGCTTTCGACGTGATGGAAGAGAAATTCAAAACCGCACTGAAAGAAAAAGGTCCGGAATCCATCGGTATGTTTGGTTCTGGTCAGTGGACGATCTGGGAAGGTTATGCCGCTGCTAAGCTGTTTAAAGCCGGTTTCCGCTCGAACAACATCGACCCCAACGCGCGTCACTGTATGGCGTCAGCGGTGGTTGGTTTTATGCGTACCTTCGGTATGGACGAACCGATGGGCTGTTACGATGATATCGAGCAGGCCGATGCGTTTGTGCTCTGGGGCGCCAACATGGCGGAAATGCACCCGATCCTCTGGTCGCGCATTACTAACCGCCGCCTGTCCGACTCGAATGTTAACGTCTCTGTTCTGTCCACTTTCCAGCACCGTAGCTTCGAGCTGGCGGACAACGGCATGGTATTCACGCCGCAGACCGACCTGGTGATCCTTAACTACATCGCCAACTACATCATTCAGAACAACGCGATTAACCAGGACTTCTTTAGCAAGCACGTTAACGTGCGTAAAGGGGTTACGGATATCGGCTACGGCCTGCGTCCGACGCATCCGCTGGAAAAAGCGGCGAAAAACCCAGGTTCCGACGCCTCCGAGCCGATGAGCTTTGAGGACTACAAAGCGTTCGTTGCCGAGTACACGCTCGAAAAAACCGCCGAAATGTCCGGTGTGCCAGAAGACCAGTTGGAAGCGCTGGCGAAGCTGTATGCCGATCCGAAAAAACGCGTTATCTCTTACTGGACGATGGGCTTCAACCAGCATACACGCGGCGTGTGGGCCAACAACCTGGTCTACAACATTCACCTGCTGACGGGCAAAATCGCCCAGCCGGGCTGCGGACCGTTCTCTCTGACCGGTCAGCCTTCCGCTTGCGGTACCGCGCGTGAAGTGGGCACCTTCTCCCACCGTCTGCCTGCGGACATGGTAGTTACCAACGAAAAACACCGCGATATCTGTGAGAAGCACTGGAATATTCCGGCAGGCACCATTCCGCCGAAAATCGGTCTGCATGCTGTCGCGCAGGACCGCGCGCTGAAAGACGGCAAGCTGAACGTCTACTGGACGATGTGTACCAACAACATGCAGGCAGGTCCGAACATCAACGAAGAGCGTATGCCGGGCTGGCGCGATCCGCGCAACTTTATCATTGTCTCTGACCCGTATCCGACCGTCAGCGCGCTGGCTGCGGACCTGATCCTGCCAACCGCGATGTGGGTAGAAAAAGAAGGGGCTTACGGCAACGCTGAGCGTCGTACCCAGTTCTGGCGTCAGCAGATTAAAGCGCCAGGTGAAGCGAAGTCAGACCTGTGGCAGTTGGTGCAGTTTGCCCGTCGTTTCAAAACGGAAGAGGTCTGGCCGGAAGAACTGTTGGCGAAGAAACCTGAACTGCGTGGTAAAACGCTGTACGACGTGCTGTTCGCCACCCCTGCGGTGACCAAATTCCCGGTGACCGAGCTGAAAGACGATCAGCTCAATGATGAGTCCCGCGAGCTGGGCTTCTATCTGCAAAAAGGGCTGTTTGAAGAATACGCCTGGTTTGGTCGCGGTCATGGTCACGATCTGGCCCCGTTCGATGACTATCACAAGGCGCGCGGTCTGCGCTGGCCGGTGGTTGACGGTAAAGAAACCCTGTGGCGTTACAGCGAAGGCAATGACCCGTATGTGAAAGCGGGTGAAGGCTACAAGTTCTACGGTAAACCAGACGGAAAAGCGGTTATCTTCGCGCTGCCGTTTGAGCCGGCGGCAGAAGCGCCGGATGCTGAGTACGACCTGTGGCTTTCTACCGGACGCGTGCTGGAACACTGGCACACCGGCAGTATGACCCGCCGCGTGCCTGAACTGCACCGCGCATTCCCGGAAGCGGTTCTGTTTATCCATCCGCTGGATGCGAAAAAACGCGATTTGCGCCGTGGCGATAAAGTGAAAGTGGTATCGCGCCGGGGTGAAGTGATTTCGATTGTCGAAACCCGTGGACGTAACCGTCCGCCACAGGGGCTGGTTTACATGCCGTTCTTCGACGCTGCACAGTTAGTCAACAACCTGACGCTGGATGCAACGGATCCGCTCTCTAAAGAGACGGATTTCAAGAAGTGCGCTGTGAAACTGGCGAAGGTGTAA
- the napH gene encoding quinol dehydrogenase ferredoxin subunit NapH: protein MANRKRDAGREAQAKKGWWRSHRWLMFRRFSQLIVLGMFLSGPWLGVWILHGNYSSSLLLDTVPFTDPLITLQSLASGHLPAAVGLTGAVIITLLYALAGKRLFCGWVCPLNPVTDFAAWLRRRFDLNQSATIPRHIRYVLLVVVLVGSALTGTLLWEWINPVSLLGRSLVMGFGSGALLIIALFLFDLLVVEHGWCGHLCPLGALYGVLGSKGALTVAATDRQKCNRCMDCFHVCPEPHVLRAPVLDEQSPVQVTHRDCMTCGRCVDVCSEDVFTITTRWSSGAKQ from the coding sequence ATGGCAAATCGTAAACGTGATGCCGGGCGCGAAGCGCAGGCAAAAAAAGGCTGGTGGCGCAGCCACCGCTGGCTGATGTTCCGCCGTTTCAGCCAGCTTATTGTGCTGGGGATGTTTCTCAGCGGGCCCTGGCTTGGCGTCTGGATCCTGCACGGAAACTACAGCAGCAGCCTGCTGCTGGATACCGTTCCGTTTACCGATCCGCTCATCACGCTCCAAAGCCTGGCGAGCGGTCATCTGCCCGCTGCGGTTGGGTTGACCGGCGCGGTCATTATTACGCTGTTGTACGCGCTGGCAGGAAAGCGATTATTTTGCGGTTGGGTTTGTCCGCTGAACCCGGTTACCGATTTTGCGGCCTGGTTACGCAGAAGGTTTGACCTGAATCAGTCCGCGACTATCCCACGTCATATACGTTACGTGCTGCTGGTTGTGGTGCTGGTCGGTTCAGCCCTCACCGGAACGCTGCTGTGGGAATGGATTAACCCCGTTTCACTGCTTGGGCGTAGCCTGGTGATGGGGTTCGGTAGTGGCGCACTGCTGATTATCGCTCTGTTTTTATTTGATTTACTGGTCGTTGAACACGGCTGGTGCGGGCATCTTTGTCCTTTAGGTGCACTGTACGGCGTGCTGGGTAGCAAAGGCGCGTTAACCGTTGCGGCAACAGATCGACAGAAATGTAACCGCTGTATGGACTGTTTTCATGTTTGCCCGGAACCGCATGTACTACGTGCCCCGGTGCTGGATGAGCAAAGCCCGGTGCAGGTTACTCACCGCGACTGTATGACCTGCGGTCGCTGCGTGGACGTCTGTTCTGAGGATGTATTTACAATAACTACACGATGGAGTTCGGGAGCGAAACAATGA
- the ccmB gene encoding heme exporter protein CcmB, with translation MMWRIFRLELRVAFRHSAEIANPLWFFLIVITLFPLSIGPEPQLLARIAPGIIWVAALLSSLLALERLFRDDLQDGSLEQLMLLPIPLPMVVLAKVMAHWMVTGLPLLILSPLVALLLGMDIYGWKIMALTLLLGTPTLSFLGAPGVGLTVGLKRGGVLLSVLVLPLTIPLLIFATAAMDAASMHLPVDGYLAILGALLAGSATLSPFATAAALRISVQ, from the coding sequence ATGATGTGGCGTATCTTTCGTCTCGAACTGCGGGTTGCCTTTCGCCATAGCGCGGAAATTGCCAACCCGCTGTGGTTCTTTCTGATTGTTATCACTCTATTCCCGCTCAGTATTGGGCCGGAACCGCAACTGCTGGCGCGCATCGCGCCGGGCATTATTTGGGTTGCTGCACTTCTGTCTTCACTGCTGGCGCTGGAGCGACTGTTTCGTGACGATTTGCAGGATGGCAGTCTTGAGCAACTGATGCTGCTGCCGATCCCACTGCCGATGGTGGTGTTAGCGAAGGTCATGGCCCACTGGATGGTAACCGGGCTTCCGCTGTTGATTCTCTCCCCGCTGGTGGCGCTACTGCTGGGGATGGACATCTACGGCTGGAAAATTATGGCGCTGACGCTCTTGTTGGGCACGCCGACGCTGAGTTTCCTCGGCGCGCCGGGGGTAGGACTGACGGTTGGACTGAAGCGCGGCGGCGTGTTGCTGAGCGTGCTGGTGCTGCCGTTAACCATCCCGTTATTAATTTTTGCTACTGCCGCGATGGATGCGGCATCGATGCATCTCCCGGTTGATGGATACCTGGCGATTTTAGGCGCGTTGCTGGCGGGGAGCGCCACGTTAAGCCCGTTTGCGACGGCGGCAGCATTACGCATTAGCGTGCAGTAG
- a CDS encoding heme lyase CcmF/NrfE family subunit gives MMPEIGNALLCLALGVALLLSIYPLWGVGRGDVRMMASARPFAWLLFILVMGAFMVLVNAFVVNDFTVTYVASNSNTQLPVWYRVAATWGAHEGSLLLWVLLMSGWTFAVALFSQRMPLDIVARVLAVMGMVSVGFLLFILFTSNPFSRTLPDFPIEGRDLNPLLQDPGLIFHPPLLYMGYVGFSVAFAFAIAALMSGRLDSTFARFSRPWTLAAWVFLTLGIVLGSAWAYYELGWGGWWFWDPVENASFMPWLVGTALMHSLAVTEQRASFKAWTLLLSICAFSLCLLGTFLVRSGVLVSVHAFASDPSRGMFILAFMVLVIGGSLLLFATRGHKVRSRVNNALWSRESLLLGNNVLLIAAMLVVLLGTLLPLVHKQLGLGSISIGEPFFNTMFTWLMAPFALLLGIGPLVRWGRDRPRKLRGLMIVAFVSTLVLSLLLPWLFENKIAAMTVVGLAMACWVFVLAMAEVALRISRGTKVTLSYWGMVAAHVGLAVTIVGIAFSQNYSIERDVRMKAGDSVAIHDYQFTFREVKDITGPNYRGGVAIIGVTRDGKAEATLHAEKRYYNSTSSMMTEAAIDGGITRDLYAALGEELDNGAWAVRLYYKPFIRWIWTGGLLMALGGLLCLFDPRYRKRVHPQKTAPEAV, from the coding sequence ATGATGCCTGAAATTGGCAATGCGTTGTTATGCCTGGCGCTGGGCGTAGCGTTGCTGCTCTCCATCTATCCGCTGTGGGGCGTGGGGCGTGGCGACGTTCGGATGATGGCGTCGGCCAGACCGTTTGCCTGGCTGCTGTTTATTCTGGTGATGGGCGCCTTTATGGTGCTGGTCAATGCCTTCGTGGTGAACGATTTCACCGTCACCTATGTCGCCAGCAATTCGAATACGCAACTGCCGGTCTGGTATCGCGTCGCGGCGACCTGGGGCGCGCATGAAGGCTCGCTGCTGCTGTGGGTCCTGCTGATGAGCGGCTGGACCTTTGCCGTTGCGCTATTTTCTCAGCGGATGCCGCTGGATATTGTCGCCCGCGTACTGGCGGTGATGGGGATGGTCAGCGTTGGCTTTTTGCTGTTCATTCTGTTCACCTCAAATCCGTTTTCACGCACGCTGCCTGACTTCCCGATTGAAGGCCGCGATCTCAATCCGCTACTTCAGGATCCCGGTCTTATTTTCCATCCCCCGTTACTGTATATGGGCTACGTGGGTTTCTCGGTGGCCTTTGCGTTTGCCATTGCCGCGTTGATGAGCGGTCGCCTGGACAGCACTTTTGCCCGCTTTTCACGTCCGTGGACGCTGGCGGCGTGGGTGTTTCTGACGCTGGGCATCGTACTCGGTTCCGCCTGGGCCTATTACGAACTGGGCTGGGGCGGCTGGTGGTTCTGGGACCCGGTGGAGAACGCCTCGTTCATGCCGTGGCTGGTGGGAACCGCTCTGATGCACTCACTGGCGGTAACGGAACAGCGCGCCAGCTTTAAGGCGTGGACGCTGCTGCTCTCCATCTGCGCGTTTTCGCTTTGTTTGCTCGGCACCTTCCTGGTGCGCTCCGGTGTGCTGGTGTCGGTACATGCGTTTGCCTCCGATCCGTCGCGTGGAATGTTCATCCTGGCCTTTATGGTGCTGGTGATCGGCGGTTCGTTGCTGTTGTTCGCTACGCGGGGGCATAAGGTGCGTTCACGCGTGAACAACGCGCTCTGGTCGCGTGAATCACTGCTGCTCGGCAATAACGTTTTACTGATTGCCGCCATGCTGGTCGTGCTGCTGGGCACGCTGCTGCCGCTGGTGCATAAGCAACTGGGGCTGGGCAGTATTTCCATCGGTGAACCGTTCTTCAACACCATGTTCACCTGGCTGATGGCACCGTTTGCTCTGCTGTTGGGCATTGGCCCGCTGGTGCGCTGGGGGCGCGATCGCCCGCGTAAATTACGAGGGCTGATGATCGTTGCCTTTGTCAGCACCCTGGTACTGTCACTGCTGTTGCCGTGGCTGTTTGAAAACAAGATTGCCGCCATGACGGTGGTTGGTCTGGCAATGGCCTGCTGGGTGTTCGTGCTGGCAATGGCAGAAGTTGCGCTGCGTATCTCACGCGGGACGAAGGTGACTCTCAGCTATTGGGGCATGGTGGCAGCGCACGTCGGGCTTGCAGTGACGATCGTCGGTATCGCCTTCAGCCAGAATTACAGCATTGAGCGTGATGTGCGCATGAAGGCCGGGGATAGTGTCGCAATTCACGATTATCAGTTCACCTTCCGCGAAGTGAAAGATATTACCGGGCCGAACTATCGCGGCGGTGTGGCCATTATCGGCGTAACGCGTGACGGGAAAGCCGAAGCGACGCTGCATGCGGAAAAACGTTATTACAACAGTACCAGTTCAATGATGACGGAAGCGGCAATTGACGGCGGGATCACCCGTGACCTGTACGCAGCGCTCGGCGAAGAACTGGATAACGGCGCGTGGGCCGTTCGTCTGTATTACAAACCGTTTATTCGCTGGATTTGGACGGGTGGGCTGTTGATGGCGTTAGGCGGGTTGCTCTGCCTGTTTGATCCGCGCTATCGCAAGCGTGTTCACCCGCAGAAAACTGCGCCGGAGGCTGTATGA
- the napC gene encoding cytochrome c-type protein NapC yields the protein MENTNRKPGRIKRLWQWWRRPSRLALGTLLLIGFVGGIIFWGGFNTGMEKANTEEFCISCHEMRNTVYQEYMETVHYNNRSGVRATCPDCHVPHEFVPKMIRKIKASKELYAKALGLIDTPQKFEAHRLTMAQNEWRRMKDNNSQECRNCHNFEFMDLTAQKGVAAKLHDQAVKDGQTCIDCHKGIAHKLPDMREVKPGF from the coding sequence ATGGAAAATACTAACCGTAAACCAGGCCGGATTAAGCGACTCTGGCAATGGTGGCGTCGCCCCAGCCGCCTGGCGCTGGGTACGCTGCTGTTAATCGGGTTCGTTGGCGGAATTATTTTCTGGGGTGGGTTTAACACCGGGATGGAAAAGGCCAACACCGAAGAGTTCTGTATTAGCTGCCACGAAATGCGTAACACAGTTTACCAGGAGTATATGGAAACGGTGCACTACAACAACCGTAGCGGCGTGCGTGCCACCTGCCCGGACTGTCACGTACCGCATGAATTCGTACCGAAAATGATCCGTAAGATCAAAGCCAGCAAAGAGCTGTACGCCAAAGCGCTGGGTCTGATCGATACGCCGCAAAAATTTGAAGCGCACCGTCTGACGATGGCGCAAAACGAGTGGCGGCGGATGAAAGATAACAACTCTCAGGAGTGTCGTAACTGTCACAACTTTGAGTTTATGGATTTAACCGCCCAGAAAGGTGTCGCGGCCAAACTGCACGATCAGGCTGTGAAAGACGGGCAAACCTGCATTGACTGCCATAAAGGGATTGCGCACAAACTCCCTGATATGCGCGAAGTCAAACCGGGTTTCTGA
- the ccmA gene encoding cytochrome c biogenesis heme-transporting ATPase CcmA, translating to MLEARALLCERDERVLFNDLSFQADAGEWIQITGGNGAGKTTLLRLLTGLARPDGGQVYWQEQPLHHVRDSYHQNLLWIGHQPGIKTRLTALENLRFFHQDGDTAQCLQALVQAGLAGYEDIPVNQLSAGQQRRVALARLWLTHATLWILDEPFTAIDVNGVERLTQRMAQHTEQGGIVILTTHQPLNVDTDRIRRIALTHARAGQ from the coding sequence ATGCTTGAAGCCAGAGCGCTGCTCTGCGAGCGGGATGAGCGTGTCTTATTCAACGACCTCTCATTCCAGGCGGACGCAGGGGAGTGGATCCAAATCACCGGGGGCAACGGCGCGGGGAAAACGACCCTGTTGCGGTTGCTGACCGGACTTGCTCGCCCTGACGGCGGGCAGGTCTATTGGCAGGAGCAACCGCTGCACCATGTGCGGGATAGCTACCATCAAAATCTGTTGTGGATTGGACATCAGCCGGGCATAAAAACCCGGCTGACGGCGTTGGAGAACCTGCGCTTTTTCCACCAGGACGGCGATACCGCGCAGTGTCTGCAAGCACTGGTGCAGGCGGGCCTTGCGGGTTATGAAGACATTCCGGTCAACCAACTTTCTGCCGGGCAGCAGCGTCGTGTCGCGCTGGCACGTCTTTGGCTCACCCATGCCACACTCTGGATCCTTGACGAACCTTTTACCGCCATTGATGTGAACGGTGTAGAACGCCTGACGCAGCGGATGGCGCAGCATACCGAACAGGGTGGGATTGTTATTCTCACGACCCACCAACCCCTGAACGTCGACACTGACCGCATACGCCGTATTGCGCTAACCCACGCGAGGGCAGGGCAATGA
- the napB gene encoding nitrate reductase cytochrome c-type subunit, producing the protein MKSHDLKKALCQWTALLALVVSGAVWAANGVDLSKSPEVSGTQEGAVRMPKEQERMPLNYVNQPPMVPHSVDGYQVTTNTNRCLQCHGVEGYRTTGAPRISPTHFMDSDGKVLAEVAPRRYFCLQCHVPQADAAPIVGNSFIPSKGYGK; encoded by the coding sequence ATGAAAAGCCATGACCTGAAAAAAGCGCTGTGTCAGTGGACGGCTCTGCTTGCGCTGGTGGTAAGTGGTGCGGTTTGGGCAGCAAATGGAGTGGATCTCAGCAAGTCGCCGGAAGTCTCAGGTACCCAGGAAGGGGCTGTTCGCATGCCGAAAGAGCAGGAGCGTATGCCGCTGAACTACGTTAACCAGCCGCCGATGGTGCCACACAGCGTGGACGGCTATCAGGTGACCACCAACACGAACCGCTGTCTGCAATGTCACGGTGTTGAGGGCTATCGCACCACCGGAGCGCCGCGCATCAGCCCGACGCACTTTATGGACAGCGATGGCAAAGTGTTAGCCGAAGTGGCGCCGCGTCGTTACTTCTGCCTGCAGTGTCACGTGCCGCAGGCCGACGCTGCGCCGATTGTGGGCAATAGCTTTATTCCGTCGAAAGGTTACGGGAAATAA